A genomic segment from Methanolobus zinderi encodes:
- a CDS encoding site-2 protease family protein, with amino-acid sequence MNETYLALALFLVYWMIVIVLKRKGILEKYNITTYGPVLMIRTTKGLKLLDKLARPGKAWKVYANIGIVLMFIGMVAMFLIVILSDIALLSSIGDNTLPEPGRFNEARNIFLIPGVNEFIPLTWGVIALIVTLVVHEFSHAILCRVEDIRVKSMGILLALVPIGGFAEPDEEELFGKKEEDEEDKPDPYGDRRLGIVIEEEEEEEEEEEKQETQEPKTEEVPEKKATRNQRARILAAGVMANFVVTLIAFSLLFGPVLGAMAPLGNTMVVDVGEDSPAYAAGIREDMVITQLDDTSIANVQEMLDYLDSVEMGSTVQVHAATDRVVSVYDVEVTEENPEITGIMIQDTVEGSPADEAGFEQGTYILSIDGQTIRTVSDFTDFMGTTSPGQEVSVEVAGSDDVSSEYTIELAQHPDEDKGYLGVYTQGNGFVETSLGFSVGEFPAREYLQLLQQLPSMLTGAAGWIIILGLPIIGFAGEGFPGFSGTLAQFYEPVGWAEPLGVGLFWIANSLLWIGWLNFYVGLFNCLPAVPLDGGHVFRDYLYSAIYRLTNNELKAERLSATVSGTFALLILMSFLLMIFGPYFVHGF; translated from the coding sequence TTGAACGAAACTTACCTTGCATTGGCACTCTTTTTAGTGTATTGGATGATCGTCATTGTCCTGAAACGAAAAGGTATACTTGAAAAATACAACATAACCACTTACGGCCCCGTATTAATGATACGGACCACAAAGGGACTCAAGTTGCTTGACAAACTTGCCAGACCAGGGAAGGCCTGGAAAGTCTATGCAAATATCGGCATAGTCCTGATGTTCATAGGCATGGTGGCCATGTTCCTGATAGTCATCCTATCAGACATAGCGCTGCTCAGTTCCATAGGCGATAACACATTGCCCGAGCCCGGCAGGTTCAACGAAGCAAGGAACATATTCCTGATACCGGGCGTCAATGAGTTCATACCCCTTACCTGGGGCGTCATCGCCCTGATAGTGACCCTGGTGGTGCACGAATTCTCACATGCGATTCTCTGCCGGGTTGAGGACATCAGGGTAAAGTCCATGGGAATACTGCTTGCACTTGTACCCATAGGTGGTTTTGCAGAACCTGATGAGGAAGAGCTCTTCGGTAAAAAGGAAGAAGATGAGGAAGACAAACCTGATCCTTACGGGGACCGCAGACTTGGAATAGTCATAGAAGAAGAAGAAGAAGAAGAAGAAGAAGAAGAAAAACAGGAAACACAAGAGCCGAAAACTGAAGAAGTACCCGAGAAAAAGGCAACAAGAAATCAGAGGGCAAGGATACTTGCCGCAGGTGTGATGGCAAACTTCGTGGTAACCCTGATCGCCTTCTCCCTGCTCTTCGGACCCGTGCTCGGTGCCATGGCCCCGCTTGGAAACACCATGGTGGTGGATGTAGGGGAGGATTCACCTGCATATGCAGCCGGCATCAGGGAAGATATGGTGATAACACAACTTGACGATACCAGTATAGCCAATGTACAGGAAATGCTGGACTACCTCGATTCCGTGGAAATGGGATCCACGGTACAGGTTCATGCCGCAACGGATAGAGTGGTTTCCGTATATGATGTAGAGGTGACAGAAGAAAACCCCGAGATAACGGGAATCATGATCCAGGATACGGTGGAAGGATCACCTGCCGATGAAGCTGGTTTTGAACAGGGCACGTATATCCTGAGCATAGACGGGCAGACCATCAGAACAGTCTCTGACTTCACAGATTTCATGGGTACAACAAGCCCCGGCCAGGAAGTCAGCGTGGAAGTCGCAGGCAGCGATGATGTCAGCAGCGAATATACGATCGAGCTTGCTCAGCATCCTGATGAGGATAAAGGCTACCTGGGAGTTTACACCCAGGGCAACGGTTTTGTGGAAACATCCCTTGGATTCTCTGTGGGGGAATTCCCTGCACGTGAGTACCTGCAGCTTCTGCAACAGCTACCTTCCATGCTTACCGGAGCAGCTGGCTGGATAATAATCCTTGGACTTCCAATCATCGGATTCGCAGGCGAAGGCTTCCCGGGATTCAGCGGGACACTGGCACAGTTCTACGAACCTGTCGGCTGGGCCGAACCACTTGGTGTCGGGCTGTTCTGGATAGCGAACTCCCTGCTGTGGATCGGATGGCTGAACTTCTACGTAGGCCTGTTCAACTGTCTTCCGGCGGTACCACTCGACGGAGGGCACGTTTTCAGAGATTACCTGTACTCTGCCATCTATCGTCTCACCAACAATGAGTTGAAGGCGGAAAGGCTGTCGGCCACAGTTTCCGGAACCTTTGCACTACTGATACTGATGTCGTTCCTGCTGATGATATTCGGACCATACTTTGTGCATGGTTTCTAA
- the ftsZ gene encoding cell division protein FtsZ gives MQSIVQEALKHTEKEKEYRQTIAVDDQLDILGQPRIMIVGCGGAGNNTINRLYNLGIDGAETVAINTDKQHLDLIRADKKILVGKTLTRGLGAGGYPEVGAKAAELARGTLEEVFKDADLVFVTAGMGGGTGTGVAPVVAEVAKEQGAIVVGMVSSPFRVERARAVKAEEGLEEFRRAADTVIVLDNNRLLEYVPNLPIDQAFSVMDQLISETVKGITETITRPSLINLDYADIRAIMSCGGVAVMLVGESKNQDKSDDVVRNALNHPLLDVDYRGATGSLVHITGGPDLSLKEAEDIAASLTYELSPRANVIWGARISNEYEGKVRVMAIMTGVQSAQVLGPQYSEASAASNPEPETPRGYRHASTQLNKTRRSVVEPVSTRNGGGSIIDIIH, from the coding sequence GTGCAATCGATAGTCCAGGAAGCATTAAAACACACCGAAAAAGAAAAAGAGTACCGCCAAACGATAGCAGTAGACGACCAACTCGACATACTTGGCCAGCCCAGGATCATGATCGTCGGTTGTGGTGGTGCCGGTAACAATACTATTAACAGACTCTACAATCTCGGCATTGATGGCGCCGAGACTGTTGCAATAAACACTGACAAGCAACATCTTGATCTCATTCGTGCGGACAAGAAGATCCTTGTGGGAAAGACACTGACCCGCGGACTGGGTGCAGGAGGATATCCCGAAGTAGGTGCAAAAGCGGCAGAACTTGCCCGCGGCACACTTGAAGAGGTCTTCAAGGACGCAGATCTTGTTTTCGTAACAGCAGGTATGGGAGGAGGTACCGGTACCGGTGTCGCCCCTGTGGTAGCTGAGGTCGCAAAGGAGCAGGGAGCGATCGTTGTAGGTATGGTCTCCAGTCCTTTCAGGGTTGAAAGGGCAAGGGCAGTCAAGGCAGAGGAAGGACTCGAGGAGTTCCGCCGTGCCGCAGACACAGTAATCGTACTCGACAACAACAGACTTCTGGAATACGTTCCAAACCTGCCGATTGACCAGGCTTTCTCTGTAATGGACCAGCTTATCTCTGAAACCGTGAAAGGTATCACAGAAACAATCACAAGGCCTTCACTTATCAATCTCGACTACGCCGACATCAGGGCTATCATGAGCTGCGGCGGAGTTGCAGTGATGCTTGTAGGTGAGAGCAAGAACCAGGACAAGAGCGATGATGTGGTAAGGAATGCACTGAACCACCCACTGCTTGATGTGGATTACAGGGGTGCGACCGGCAGTCTTGTGCACATCACAGGAGGTCCCGACCTTAGCCTCAAGGAAGCCGAGGATATTGCCGCTTCACTCACATACGAACTGTCCCCCCGTGCAAACGTCATATGGGGAGCACGTATCAGTAACGAGTATGAAGGCAAGGTGCGTGTCATGGCTATCATGACCGGTGTCCAGTCAGCACAGGTACTCGGTCCTCAGTACAGTGAAGCTTCAGCAGCCTCAAACCCGGAACCGGAAACTCCAAGGGGATACAGGCACGCCAGCACACAACTGAACAAGACCAGACGCTCTGTCGTTGAGCCTGTAAGCACCAGAAACGGTGGCGGCTCAATTATAGACATAATACACTAA
- a CDS encoding dihydropteroate synthase-like protein has protein sequence MKVLVATGHLAEQTVRDAVGVSADVLVVDTKIAAFITPRKLLAAIKRDFPDFDESENKNFEYDLIFIPGLVSGDFSRLSTELGCSIRLGPKHAYDLSFVLPFADDIEFSTEIPACELLADVRREMALEKITELEDLSSPSTVVGGLKLGGNSRMKVMAEVVDATGLDPDLLSERIESFVRKGADIIDLGASLHAEPDDVERAIRVARSVTSFPVSTDTLDPELLTRALEVGVDIILSLDSSNMDTIAPKIAGSDVAAVVIPDSGEGLDSLVRNIDTARRLGVKNIIADPVLDPIGHDITSSIIRYSSFHDMFPDLPVFFGVGNVTELIDVDSTGVNATLCGIAADVGASILFTPEYSNKTQGSIDELKKASQMMLLAKERKSSPKDLGIDLIQIKEKRRRTDSDLPENFVRAKKSKMWKLDPRGSIRISIIPDRYGKGGCILAEHETASIAGRTAGEIMDTILEMDLVSRMEHAAYLGQELKKAEIALKFGRSYSQDDEF, from the coding sequence ATGAAAGTACTAGTTGCTACAGGTCACCTTGCCGAACAGACAGTAAGGGATGCGGTGGGAGTCAGTGCTGATGTACTGGTGGTTGATACCAAAATCGCGGCCTTTATCACACCCCGCAAGCTGCTGGCGGCTATTAAAAGGGATTTTCCTGACTTCGATGAATCTGAAAATAAGAATTTTGAATATGATCTGATATTCATCCCCGGCCTGGTATCCGGCGATTTCTCACGGCTTTCAACTGAACTTGGCTGCAGTATCCGTCTTGGCCCCAAGCATGCCTATGACCTGTCCTTTGTCCTGCCTTTTGCTGATGACATTGAGTTCTCCACCGAGATTCCCGCATGTGAACTGCTTGCGGATGTCAGGCGTGAGATGGCCCTGGAGAAGATCACTGAACTCGAGGACCTGTCATCTCCCTCGACGGTTGTTGGCGGGCTGAAACTTGGCGGCAACTCGCGCATGAAGGTAATGGCGGAAGTGGTGGATGCAACAGGTCTGGACCCGGATTTGCTTTCAGAAAGGATAGAATCCTTTGTTAGAAAGGGTGCGGATATAATCGACCTTGGTGCATCCCTGCATGCGGAGCCCGATGATGTGGAGCGTGCTATCAGAGTTGCAAGGTCAGTTACATCATTTCCCGTAAGTACCGACACACTTGATCCCGAGCTGCTCACAAGGGCGCTGGAGGTGGGTGTCGACATAATCCTCAGCCTTGACAGCTCCAATATGGACACTATTGCCCCGAAAATTGCAGGCTCAGATGTGGCCGCTGTAGTAATACCGGATTCCGGGGAAGGTCTGGACAGTCTTGTAAGGAATATAGATACTGCCCGCAGGCTGGGTGTTAAAAACATTATCGCCGATCCTGTACTTGATCCCATAGGCCATGATATCACCTCTTCTATTATCCGCTACAGCAGCTTCCATGATATGTTCCCGGATCTGCCTGTCTTCTTCGGTGTCGGCAACGTAACAGAGCTAATTGATGTCGATTCCACTGGAGTGAACGCAACACTGTGCGGCATAGCAGCAGATGTGGGTGCAAGCATATTATTCACACCGGAATACAGTAACAAGACCCAGGGTTCCATCGATGAGCTGAAAAAGGCCTCACAGATGATGCTGCTTGCAAAGGAGCGCAAAAGCTCTCCCAAGGACCTTGGTATCGACCTGATACAGATCAAAGAGAAGAGAAGGCGCACAGACTCCGATCTTCCCGAAAACTTCGTCCGGGCAAAGAAGAGCAAGATGTGGAAACTGGATCCCAGGGGAAGCATCAGAATAAGCATAATTCCTGACCGTTACGGAAAGGGTGGATGTATCCTGGCAGAACATGAAACTGCTTCCATTGCTGGCAGGACCGCAGGCGAGATCATGGATACCATTCTGGAAATGGACCTTGTTTCCAGGATGGAACATGCGGCTTATCTGGGACAGGAACTTAAAAAGGCGGAAATTGCCCTGAAGTTTGGAAGAAGTTATTCGCAGGATGATGAGTTCTAG
- a CDS encoding sodium-translocating pyrophosphatase: MEALIYLAPLAGLISLLFAGFFARSVLKEEPGSEKMQEIAGAIQEGAMAYLNRQYKTIAVVAVILAVLIFALLEDGSKIAIGFLVGAISSAAAGYVGMNVSVRANVRTAHAASKGLQKAMSVAFRGGAVTGLAVVGLALMGTSGFYILYGNVDLVVGFGFGASLISLFARVGGGIFTKAADVGADLVGKVEAGIPEDDPRNAGVIADNVGDNVGDCAGMGADLFETYVVTVLASMLLGSLILDSYTNAILYPLILGAVAIFASIISVFFVKVGSDGKIMKALYKGVAVSAVLSLVAFYFVTTYLMGDLRFYYAALVGIVIMVLMVVITEYYTSTKFRPVKTIAAASETGAGTNVISGLAIGFESTAIPVVVIILGILTSFFIVGGGASPAIGLYGIAIAAAAMLSTTGMIVALDSYGPITDNAGGIAEMAGMPSNVRKITDALDAVGNTTKAVTKGYAIGSAALGALALFADYTGKVDLTGDALSLSRPVVLVGLFVGGLLPFIFSAVTMQAVGKAAFKIVNEVRRQFREIPGIMEGTAKPEYGKCVDIVTAAAIREMAIPGALAIFTPLIVGLLLGPAALGGLLIGIIVSGLLLALTMDNGGGAWDNAKKLIEDGKHGGKGSEAHKAAVVGDTVGDPFKDTSGPALNALIKVVNMVAILFSSLFIGAGLF; the protein is encoded by the coding sequence ATGGAAGCTTTAATTTATCTCGCCCCTCTTGCTGGTCTTATTAGTTTGTTATTTGCCGGCTTCTTTGCACGCAGTGTCCTCAAAGAGGAACCTGGTTCAGAGAAAATGCAGGAAATAGCAGGTGCTATCCAGGAAGGTGCGATGGCATACTTGAATCGTCAGTATAAAACAATCGCAGTAGTAGCTGTGATCCTTGCAGTGCTCATCTTTGCCCTGCTTGAAGATGGCAGTAAGATCGCAATCGGTTTCCTTGTTGGTGCTATCAGTTCAGCAGCAGCAGGATATGTAGGTATGAACGTGTCTGTCAGGGCAAATGTCAGGACTGCACACGCAGCATCAAAGGGTCTGCAGAAGGCAATGTCCGTTGCTTTCCGTGGCGGAGCTGTTACCGGTCTTGCAGTAGTCGGTCTTGCACTTATGGGTACAAGCGGCTTCTACATCCTTTACGGTAATGTTGACCTTGTAGTCGGATTCGGTTTCGGTGCAAGTCTTATCAGTCTTTTCGCAAGGGTTGGCGGTGGAATATTCACCAAGGCAGCCGATGTTGGTGCTGATCTCGTAGGTAAGGTCGAGGCCGGAATTCCTGAAGATGACCCGCGTAACGCCGGTGTTATCGCTGACAACGTAGGTGACAACGTAGGGGACTGTGCCGGAATGGGTGCTGACCTCTTCGAAACATACGTGGTTACGGTCCTTGCATCAATGCTCCTTGGATCACTTATCCTTGACTCATACACAAACGCAATTCTTTATCCGCTCATCCTTGGTGCAGTGGCAATCTTCGCATCCATCATTTCCGTATTCTTCGTGAAGGTCGGCAGTGATGGCAAGATCATGAAGGCTCTGTATAAAGGAGTAGCAGTATCCGCAGTTCTCTCTCTTGTTGCTTTCTACTTCGTTACGACATATCTTATGGGAGATCTGAGATTCTACTATGCAGCCCTGGTGGGTATTGTCATTATGGTTCTCATGGTAGTAATCACTGAATACTACACTTCAACTAAATTCCGTCCGGTAAAGACGATTGCCGCAGCATCCGAAACAGGTGCAGGTACAAACGTCATTTCCGGTCTTGCAATAGGTTTTGAGAGTACTGCGATTCCTGTGGTAGTTATCATTCTTGGAATCCTCACCTCATTCTTCATCGTGGGAGGAGGAGCAAGCCCTGCTATCGGTCTTTACGGTATTGCCATAGCAGCAGCAGCAATGCTTTCCACCACTGGAATGATCGTAGCACTTGACTCATACGGACCCATCACCGACAATGCAGGTGGTATCGCAGAAATGGCAGGTATGCCATCCAACGTACGTAAGATCACCGATGCCCTCGATGCAGTAGGTAACACCACAAAGGCGGTCACAAAGGGATATGCGATCGGTTCAGCGGCACTTGGTGCACTGGCCCTGTTTGCAGACTACACAGGTAAAGTAGACCTGACAGGTGACGCGCTCAGTCTCAGCAGGCCTGTGGTGCTTGTAGGTCTTTTCGTTGGAGGACTGCTTCCTTTTATCTTCAGTGCGGTAACAATGCAGGCTGTAGGAAAGGCAGCTTTCAAGATCGTTAACGAGGTTCGCCGCCAGTTCCGCGAGATCCCTGGTATCATGGAAGGAACTGCAAAGCCTGAATACGGTAAATGTGTGGACATCGTAACAGCAGCAGCGATCCGTGAGATGGCCATACCGGGTGCACTCGCAATCTTCACGCCACTTATTGTCGGACTTCTGCTAGGACCTGCAGCCCTTGGCGGACTGCTTATAGGTATCATTGTCAGTGGTCTTTTGCTTGCACTTACAATGGACAACGGTGGCGGTGCATGGGATAATGCAAAGAAGCTCATCGAAGATGGTAAACACGGTGGAAAAGGCTCTGAAGCTCACAAGGCAGCTGTTGTCGGTGACACCGTTGGTGACCCGTTCAAGGACACATCCGGACCTGCACTTAACGCCCTGATCAAGGTGGTTAACATGGTAGCTATCCTGTTCTCCTCCCTGTTCATTGGCGCAGGTCTTTTCTAA
- a CDS encoding TIGR00269 family protein: protein MTLKCDKCNKDAIIYQKYSGMHLCRKHFTDDVERKIKLTIRKHYSIKRNETIAVGLSGGKDSSTTLYILHKIFGMRPDIRLVGISIDEGIEGYRPQTIESAKQLTDELGIELIVRSFMEEYDRTMDEIAPMKREKGACSYCGVLRKSLLNKTALEIGATRLAIGHNLDDEAQTILLNHLKGDVSRMVRLAPPKELEGLVLRMKPLRQIPEKEVALYAYLHDLPLGFGGCPYSHEAMRKEIRVLLNDFEVKHPGTKYALLSGFDKISGILGREFPQEGLSECSICGQACTADVCQACKLLGRSK from the coding sequence ATGACGCTCAAATGTGACAAATGCAATAAGGACGCCATCATCTATCAGAAATATTCGGGTATGCACCTGTGCAGGAAACATTTCACAGATGATGTCGAACGGAAGATAAAACTCACCATCAGAAAACATTACAGTATCAAAAGGAACGAAACCATCGCCGTGGGCCTGAGCGGTGGCAAGGACAGCAGTACAACGCTGTACATCCTGCATAAGATATTCGGAATGAGGCCGGATATCAGGCTTGTGGGCATTTCCATAGATGAGGGTATTGAAGGTTACAGGCCACAGACCATAGAGTCGGCAAAGCAGTTGACCGATGAGCTGGGCATTGAATTGATAGTTCGCTCTTTTATGGAAGAATACGACAGGACAATGGATGAGATAGCACCCATGAAGCGCGAAAAGGGAGCGTGCAGCTACTGCGGTGTACTCAGAAAGTCATTGCTTAACAAAACCGCACTTGAGATCGGTGCCACCAGACTTGCCATTGGTCACAATCTTGATGACGAGGCCCAGACCATACTTTTGAACCACCTTAAAGGTGATGTGTCACGCATGGTCAGACTGGCACCTCCCAAGGAGCTTGAGGGACTTGTCCTGCGCATGAAACCCCTGAGACAAATTCCTGAAAAAGAGGTTGCCCTGTATGCATACCTGCATGACCTGCCTCTTGGTTTCGGTGGATGTCCGTATTCACATGAGGCCATGCGTAAGGAAATAAGAGTCCTACTTAACGATTTTGAAGTAAAGCACCCAGGCACAAAGTATGCACTGCTCAGTGGCTTTGATAAGATATCAGGTATACTCGGCAGGGAATTCCCGCAGGAAGGTCTGTCTGAGTGCAGCATATGTGGCCAGGCATGCACTGCAGATGTTTGCCAGGCATGCAAATTGCTGGGCAGGTCAAAGTGA
- a CDS encoding tripartite tricarboxylate transporter permease yields the protein MSPFGEISFQIFILSVIAGYFLGVFSGLVPGIHTNNFALVLLALSPVMSDYGIPVFYVAVMILANSVAHSFHDIIPAIFLGAPSDDMALAVLPGHTLLLEGRGAEAIRLSALGSAGSVAFAAVLALPLSILFKSAYVMIQSYLAWILITVVIVMILTEKGESVAGQGSLSRWKFRFYALLVFLLSGSLGVIAFNTEYLMNPVVNLGEPSILLPLLSGLFGSSQLIISLMSAPVIPAQLGYRIDLERKRIFRGIFIGGLSGSFVAWLPGISSSVATVFARLFIRQEPGEEWEGYSKYEDPVSMLDPAKEFIVSVSGVNTCNAIFALVALAVIGKSRNGAMVVVDGLLGGIEPGTSVMILFLCAVSLTALFSYFSTIYIGDRVHSRLSDLNYPVLCYTVLAVLSIIVVLFTGTYGIVIFAISTSVGMLAPFLKVRKSHAMGVILLPVILYFV from the coding sequence ATGAGCCCGTTCGGTGAGATATCTTTTCAAATCTTCATTCTTTCAGTAATCGCAGGCTATTTCCTTGGAGTGTTCTCAGGTCTTGTCCCGGGAATACATACCAATAACTTTGCACTGGTACTGCTTGCACTCTCGCCGGTAATGTCTGATTATGGAATACCTGTGTTCTATGTTGCGGTAATGATACTTGCAAACTCTGTGGCCCATAGCTTCCATGACATTATACCTGCAATCTTTCTTGGGGCTCCAAGTGATGATATGGCACTTGCGGTACTTCCCGGACACACTCTCCTGCTCGAGGGAAGGGGAGCAGAAGCCATCAGGTTATCCGCACTTGGCAGCGCAGGTTCTGTTGCCTTTGCAGCAGTTCTTGCACTGCCACTCTCGATATTGTTCAAAAGCGCTTACGTGATGATACAATCGTACCTTGCGTGGATCCTGATAACTGTAGTAATTGTAATGATACTGACAGAAAAAGGGGAATCTGTAGCCGGCCAGGGCTCGCTGTCCCGCTGGAAGTTCAGATTTTATGCATTGCTGGTGTTCTTGCTGAGCGGTTCCCTGGGTGTGATCGCCTTTAACACGGAATACCTGATGAATCCTGTTGTTAACCTCGGCGAGCCATCGATATTGCTGCCATTGCTCAGTGGTCTTTTCGGTTCATCACAACTGATCATAAGCCTTATGTCAGCTCCTGTAATTCCCGCCCAGCTAGGTTATCGCATTGATCTTGAAAGAAAACGTATATTCAGGGGTATATTCATTGGCGGCCTTTCCGGCTCCTTTGTGGCATGGCTACCCGGTATATCATCTTCTGTGGCAACGGTCTTTGCAAGGCTTTTCATACGACAGGAACCCGGAGAAGAATGGGAAGGCTATAGCAAATACGAGGACCCGGTTTCCATGCTTGATCCGGCAAAGGAGTTCATCGTCTCGGTATCCGGTGTAAACACATGCAACGCGATATTTGCACTGGTCGCCCTTGCAGTTATCGGTAAATCAAGGAATGGTGCAATGGTTGTAGTGGATGGTCTGCTTGGAGGTATCGAACCGGGTACATCGGTTATGATACTCTTTCTGTGTGCAGTATCACTGACTGCACTCTTCTCTTATTTTTCCACGATATATATCGGTGACAGGGTTCACAGCAGGCTCTCCGACCTGAACTATCCTGTTTTGTGTTACACTGTCCTGGCAGTCCTTTCGATTATTGTAGTTCTTTTCACAGGTACCTATGGGATTGTTATATTTGCGATTTCAACTTCAGTGGGCATGCTTGCGCCATTTCTGAAAGTACGCAAGAGTCATGCCATGGGTGTAATATTATTGCCGGTGATACTTTACTTTGTATAA
- a CDS encoding cupin domain-containing protein — protein MPIESIQEDIEPYITKDGSSIRELMHPEVHGNRAQSLAEATVPVGSSTIPHRHNRSEEIYHITEGSGRITIEGQNFEIKTGDTICILPGEVHSIRNIGDVALKILCCCSPPYSHYHTELSDRS, from the coding sequence ATGCCAATTGAGAGTATACAAGAGGATATAGAGCCATATATAACAAAAGATGGCTCTTCCATTAGGGAACTAATGCATCCCGAAGTTCATGGAAATCGTGCCCAGAGCCTTGCCGAAGCCACTGTTCCTGTGGGTAGCTCAACCATACCCCACAGGCATAACAGATCTGAGGAAATATATCATATTACAGAAGGCAGCGGGCGCATAACCATCGAAGGACAGAACTTCGAGATAAAGACTGGCGATACAATATGCATTCTTCCCGGAGAGGTCCATAGTATCAGGAACATCGGGGACGTAGCTCTGAAGATACTTTGCTGTTGCTCTCCGCCGTACTCGCATTATCATACGGAATTGTCAGACAGGTCATAA
- a CDS encoding AAA family ATPase codes for MVKIAITGKGGVGKTTLSGTLARMLAREGYDVLAIDADADMNLASSLGVKNPPQPLTDFKDLIEERAGETGGMFKFNPKVDDIVDKFGVVGPDDVKMLVMGTVEKGGSGCMCPASAFLRAFLRHVVLKDTSAVILDMEAGIEHLGRGTTRGIDLMIIVVEPGMRSIETAQRIKELSEGIDIRNLAAVINKGTSANIKPHLEKLGIPVLGEIPYDTELVEADFKGLAPIDVGGPWVDSVTNIKDNMLAMIQDFEKET; via the coding sequence ATGGTTAAGATCGCAATTACCGGAAAAGGTGGAGTTGGCAAGACAACACTTTCAGGCACACTTGCACGCATGCTTGCAAGGGAAGGCTATGATGTGCTTGCAATTGATGCCGACGCCGACATGAACCTGGCATCATCCCTTGGTGTGAAGAACCCACCCCAGCCCCTTACAGATTTTAAAGACCTTATTGAAGAGAGAGCTGGAGAGACCGGAGGCATGTTCAAGTTCAATCCAAAGGTCGATGATATTGTAGACAAGTTCGGGGTCGTGGGTCCGGATGATGTCAAAATGCTGGTCATGGGCACGGTTGAGAAAGGTGGAAGCGGTTGCATGTGTCCTGCATCGGCTTTCCTGCGTGCGTTCCTGCGTCATGTGGTCCTGAAAGACACAAGTGCGGTCATACTCGATATGGAGGCAGGTATCGAACATCTGGGAAGGGGTACCACCAGAGGTATCGATCTTATGATAATCGTAGTGGAACCCGGCATGAGGTCCATTGAAACAGCCCAGCGCATCAAGGAACTCTCTGAAGGTATAGATATCAGGAACCTTGCTGCCGTCATCAATAAGGGAACCTCTGCCAACATCAAGCCCCACCTGGAAAAGCTCGGCATCCCGGTGCTCGGAGAAATACCCTATGACACCGAGCTTGTTGAAGCCGATTTCAAAGGCCTTGCACCCATAGATGTCGGAGGACCGTGGGTTGACTCAGTCACAAACATAAAAGACAATATGCTTGCTATGATCCAGGACTTTGAAAAAGAAACCTGA
- a CDS encoding formylglycine-generating enzyme family protein — protein MIIYSNKIPVRECSIILIIISALLLPGCIESSSGELETTYNNSLGMEFVLIPEGEFSMGSDSTPIVAFDDPYHAVSISESFYMGIYEVTQEEWTTVMGENPSFFKDDNRPVEQVSWNDAQQFIDKLNEMEGTTKYRLPTEAEWEYAARAGSTGKFSFTEDADDLDNYGWSDTCGWCALNSNATTHPVGEKQANQWGLYDMHGNVWEWTQDSWHDNYEGAPADGSAWEDTNTNIKVGRGGSWMDGPNICQCSFRGQLDADSSLNVLGFRLVKDI, from the coding sequence ATGATCATTTATTCAAATAAGATACCTGTTAGAGAATGCTCTATCATCCTCATTATAATTTCGGCACTCCTTTTACCGGGATGCATAGAGAGTAGCAGTGGAGAATTAGAAACGACCTATAACAATTCCCTTGGAATGGAGTTCGTACTTATACCTGAAGGTGAATTTTCCATGGGATCCGATTCAACACCCATTGTAGCCTTTGACGACCCATATCATGCAGTCAGCATCTCCGAATCATTCTACATGGGCATATATGAGGTCACACAGGAGGAATGGACCACAGTCATGGGAGAGAACCCGTCCTTTTTTAAAGATGACAACCGGCCGGTCGAGCAGGTGTCCTGGAATGATGCACAGCAATTCATCGACAAACTCAATGAGATGGAAGGCACAACAAAATACAGGCTACCCACAGAAGCCGAATGGGAGTACGCTGCAAGAGCCGGTAGCACCGGCAAGTTCTCTTTCACCGAGGATGCAGACGATCTTGATAATTACGGATGGTCTGACACATGTGGATGGTGTGCCCTCAATTCAAATGCTACGACCCACCCTGTGGGAGAAAAGCAGGCCAACCAGTGGGGACTGTATGATATGCATGGCAATGTCTGGGAATGGACCCAGGATAGCTGGCATGACAATTACGAAGGTGCACCTGCAGACGGAAGCGCATGGGAAGATACGAATACTAACATAAAAGTCGGAAGAGGCGGTAGCTGGATGGATGGGCCGAACATCTGTCAGTGTTCGTTCCGCGGACAGCTCGATGCTGACAGCAGCCTGAATGTTCTTGGTTTCAGGCTAGTGAAAGATATTTAG